The genomic region ACTCGCACCCAGCTTGTTGCAGCAGGATGCCTACGGGCAGTGGGTCATCAACAAGGAATACAACGCTGAGATGCTGGCGCAAGCCTTATGCAAGCTGGAAGGATTCACCTATGCACCTTCTGGAGTGCATTACTGGATACACGGGCATTCCACCGAGCGGGATTTTATCTACGTCACCACGGCAAACCTGAACCACGAACAGTTGCAGCAGCTTTCCGATGAAGTGGGATCGGAGCGAAGTTTATTAGTATTGTGTACTGCTTTTCGTGGCCGTGGCGAGTATCTGAATCTCACCGTGAAGAAAATCCCTAAGCAGGTGCTGTCACGTTGTGAATGGGGGCACGATGATTATTCGCTACGAGTTGAAAATCTTCCCAAAGCTCCTCCTTCAGTTGAAAAAGAGAAAACCAGAACCAAAGGACAAAATGCCGCGAATTCTGTGCAAGGCAGGTTGTTGTTTGGTGAGGAAATGGAATGATTGTTGTGAAGAAATTAGATCATTCTGCGGTAACTGTTAAATCACCTGCGCCAGTTTATTCAAAAATTGCGCTGCAAGTGAGTGAAAACTTCAAACATCCCATTTTTTCCTGTTGGTCTTTGTCATGAAGAAAATTATCATTATTGCCGGGCCAAATGGAGCTGGAAAAACGACTTTCGCCCGGGAATTTTTGCCCAATGAAGCAGGTTGCCCAAAGTTCGTAAATGCTGATTTGATCGCGGCGGGTTTGTCGCCATTTGCACCGGATGTGGCTGCAATGAAGGCAGCCCGTATTATGCTGGAAAGTATTAAAGAGCTTGAAGAACACGGTGAAAGTTTTGCCTTTGAGACTACGCTTTCTGGGTTGACTTATGCGCACCGGATTCGCCGCTGGCGCGAAGCTGGTTATCATGTCACGCTGTTTTTCTTGTCGTTGCCGAATTCACAAATGGCCATTGATCGTGTGGCGGAACGTGTGCGCCAGGGGGGTCATGATGTGCCGAGTGAAGTTATCCGTAGACGTTTTGCAGCGGGGTTAAGAAATTTTGAACAAGTTTATCGTGATGAAGTGGATGCTTGGGCGTTGTATGACAATGCAGGCGATGAGCCGGTGCTGATTAATTGGGGAGAAAAGTCATGAACCAAAAAAGTATTGAGTTGGCAAAAGATCCAGATTTGGCGGGTTCATTGGTTGCAATCCGCCGCGCTGCTCTGCGGGCGAGACAACTAGCAGCCAGCACGAATACTGAACTTGTTGTTTTGCGCGATGGCAAATGTGTGCATATAAAGCCAAGCGGAGAACAAAAACCACGATGAATCGTCATGTCAACGCCATCGCCGGACGATTGAGTTTGCGTGCGCCGCAACGCCGTTCGCTGGAAATTCTGGATCGAATCACTGAGATTGCTCCGCCAAGAAAAGACAGAGATCTTCTGGCAACACTGGAGATTATTCGTAGTGAATTTCCATCCGTCACAGATTTCGAACGCGAGTTTCCGTCACTGTGCTTTGCACTGGCTACAGGTGTCGGTAAAACCCGTTTGATGGGTGCATTTATCAGTTATCTCCATTTGGCGCACGGCATCAGCAATTTCTTTGTGTTGGCACCTAATTTGACGATCTACAACAAACTGATCACGGATTTCAGTGACCGCACGCATCCGAAGTATGTGTTCAAGGGTATTTCGGAATTTGCTATTGATACACCTGCCATTATCACGGGTGACAATTACAATCAGCATGATCCGTCAAGTGGTACGCTATTCGGCGGCATACGTATCAATATCTTCAATATCTCAAAAATTAATTCTGAGGTACGTGGTGGCAGAGCTCCGCGTATCAAACGATTATCTGAATATATCGGCGAAAGCTATTTTGATTATCTGGCCGGACTACCCGACCTGGTACTTTTGATGGATGAATCGCATCGATACCGCGCCAGTGCTGGCATCAGGGCAATTAACGAGCTGAAACCGATTCTGGGGTTGGAGTTGACGGCCACACCGTTCGTGGAAGGCACCAAAGGAGCTGTACCGT from Nitrosomonas sp. Is35 harbors:
- a CDS encoding zeta toxin family protein, coding for MKKIIIIAGPNGAGKTTFAREFLPNEAGCPKFVNADLIAAGLSPFAPDVAAMKAARIMLESIKELEEHGESFAFETTLSGLTYAHRIRRWREAGYHVTLFFLSLPNSQMAIDRVAERVRQGGHDVPSEVIRRRFAAGLRNFEQVYRDEVDAWALYDNAGDEPVLINWGEKS